AAGACCTCAGGCTAGGCCATTGAGACAGGTGATTAAAAGTACACACACAGGCGCTACCCCCGGACTAATCGTTTTGTATTCATGACGTGACATTTTGCAGTCCGTGTTATCTACAGTAGGCTGAACAGCACTCGAGTCAGCTGTTGCTCAGTCTATTAATCCCCCCGCCCAATCCCCTTCACACTCTGCCCTGCCTGACTCACCACAGGAAATTACTGTGGTGTTGCATGATGTATCTAAATGCCATGGAGTGTCTCATAATATGGGCTCCACTCAGAGTTACATACAGTTTAACACGGCGGTTTGTTACGTGTATCGACTTGAGTGCCTATAACCCTGTGCAGTGACACTGAGATGATAAATTATCAGGCACATGATAATATATCACTACATAATATGTTGTCTATGTATCTGTAGAGAAATACATCCACATACTGAGTCCACTGTAACACCTGAACACCACTTGTTGTGACtgagaatgggtgaaaattagcAAGCAGAGATGTAACTGTAAGCTTTATGACTGAAACTGATGCTAATGTAATGCATTAAATCAAATAGTCACATGTAAGTGTATCATATAATAAACCTGTGTcttatattttaaaattaacTTGAATTTAAGAGCTGTAGattacaaaaaagcctctgaaAACATCTCTGTCATCCATTAAAGTCTTGAAAAATATTCTTTATATAGACTTAgatcatgttttgtgtgtgtatacccTGTGCCTATGTTTTCATATGAACATGTAGCATGACAGTCCGTGTTATTTCATATGTGCAGTCAGCAGAGATGTGATACTCCCACAGGGATGGCAGAGAGCAGAAGCATCAGGCGGAGAAAGGATCATAGTCTCATACTCATCTGAACACTCCATCGATCCTGGTAATGGAGCCGCACTGCTTTCTGCTCAACCACAACCCTCTTCACATACAGACATACACATGCCTGCCAcgtgtacatacatacacacacacacacacccccacacccCTATATATAGGCTTCATGTGGCCGTTCCTTTTTTAATGCACCCTCATTGTTCAACAAGAATGTGGTCTTAGTTGCATTGCCTCGCTGCAACATGCATTTCCTGATACTGCTCGACCTCAGAAGCCTGTGTGTATCACCATACCTGAAGTAAAACCCTTTTTGTTTATAGCTTTACCATTTAGCATGGCCGCCGTTTTCATAATGAATGTGCAACTTGAATTAAAGCTTAAAATGTCTCTGCAAGAGAGCCTCATTGTCTTTGGACTTTACATCCTTTACAATACAGGAAGATGATACAGGTGAGACTTAACAGTGTTCTTAAAGAAGATAGCTGGTACGGCAGAGGAACACACTGAATCAGGAGTTATGCAAAGCTTCCTTGGAAAGGAAGGGCCATTTGACGCAACAGTTCCTGTTGCCAGGTTGTGTGTTAGGTGTGTATCCCACTTGCAGGGAAGCCAAAGAGCTTGACCTACTGACATTGACAACTACATGCCACTGACTGCCACAGTGACATGTAGTTCACGGTAAAGACAGCTGGTGATGTTAGCTAAGGAGCTGTTATTACTCCAAATGTATACATACATTCATTGCTGTGAACCAGACAGagggcacacagacagacagcaggagaAATGGAGGTGTTTAGGATGTAAAACTTTTGTTGTCATGATCTATGATTtgtattaatatttaaaacttGTAAcagttaagtgtttttttttttacagcaacaACTGCAATGGttaaatgtaactaagtactcAATAACTGCACTTAAGTACTGTTACATTTGAGGTACTTGCACTtgagttttttttcattttatgctaccttatacttttacttcactacattttgGAGGCAATGTTATATGTTTTACTCCACAGTTATTTAAAAACAAGCTTCCTTTGCaggtttaaatataaataaatcaatcatcTAATAAATTATGTATTATTATGGCTAGCTACCCTGCAGTATTTAAAGTAGCAACATTAGAGTTGCTTACACATTAATGCaactataattataatccaataaaataatatatattattcagaaatgggccattctgcctgatgagtacttttatttttggtacTTCAGGTATATCTTTATGCTAttacttctgtacttttactcaagattttgaatgcaggccTTTACTTGTAAGAAAGTATTTAAACACTGCAGTATTACATTTAGTtgagtaaaagatctgaatacttctttcaCCACTGTCCAACTGTCACATTAACACCTTTCCATGCATCCACTATGACAAACTCTTtggtgtcaaaaaaaaaacagaagaagaagaaaaaaaaaaaatacaaattcacAGAAAGTTTTTGAGATCAGTCAACATTTACTGCCAAATGCTGCACAAtcaaatgataaataataagTGTACAACATAGTAATGAACATCAAGCACAGCATCAGTTTAACATGAGAATCACACAGTGCCTCTGATGTGTTCAAACCTTGATGATGACAGAAACCTTTGACCTAAACTGAACGGTCCTGCAGACGTTAAAACTGTTGCAAAAGATTTACTCATTTTTGGGTGTTTGCTAATTTCACACATAGTGCATTAACACtcatttaaagataaaaatattaGTTTTAACATGTTACATAATAAATTCTGCTGCAAAATCAGTCAATTTTCCAAAATGGATACCTGTGTCCAATATGATAGTACAAACTCTGACAAAACTCTGTTACCTTTTTGACAAATACGTGAGACGAATCCTTGGCTCGTTTTACTGACTGGTATGGAGATGGTATAAATAGCTTCATAATAATTATCTAACAGGTGCCTGTgcctgctgctgaaaatgtaTACACGAAATAGATACACATTCTTTTAATCCTTCAATTTTTCTTCAGTAATCAGTTTAACAAACTGTACTAGAAAATGTTAATACCTCAAATATGACTACACAGTCAATGGGATGTCTGCTGCGATACACCTCTGTGTGAGAAATTGCTGATTTCACAAAAATCAAACAGTACTTGTTTTAAAAGTGCCCATTAGTGAGTACTTCAGGTCTAATACTGTTAGTTCGCTGTTCACACACTGTAGTTATTATTTAAACCCACCATACACAGAGGAATACAATCCACCCAGTTGGTTGGATTCAGGGACATCATGTAGGTTTGAGGTTTTGACTTAAGTGTGTTGAAACGTTGCTGAATGAGCCGTGTGTCCGTCATCTGACCTTCATACATCCACACAggctgcttctctgtgcttctTAGTATTGTCAGTCAAGCACAGAGCTCAGAGACGCTCAAGGTCCACACAAATTACAAGCCGTTATCTGCCACCTTCTGGAAACCACTCAGTAGCTCCTGAGCGAATGAAAGCAACGTCATCACTGGAGGTCAAAGGTCCGGAGGCAGCGGCTGGAGCAGCAATAGGCCACAAAACTCACAGTCGTCCTTCAGAGGAAAGAGAAGTGTGAGTAAGATGAGCATGCATGTTTAGCTGCGACTTGCAGTCATCTTTCAACACTGGAGTGAAATAGAGCAAATCTGCTAAATCCAGTAGGACCAGTCAGCAATCTGTCGCACTCATTTTGCAAAGGATTGGAGGTGTGTTTGTTCTGACCTGCGGTGCACTCCGGCCAGTGCAGTATCACGGAGGGGGAAGAGTTTGGGGTAGATGATGATGAACATGGCTTGGCTACATCGGTGGCAGTGTCCCAGGGGGAACTGCAGCAGGTCCAGCAGGCTCTTTGGGAGGCTGATGGGAGGCAGCAAGTTGAGGTCTGAAAACACAACCGTACAGGAAGCATTCATTACTATATGCAgtcaaacaaagaaaatattcagaaaCTTGATTGTAACCAACTTGCTTATCACACTTTTTTCTATGGCTAGGTAATATGGAAAACTGTATCTGTATGATCACAATATCATTTTCCAtattgaaaaatataaatatctaTTAAAATATTCGGTTTGATAATGCTGACCAACAGCATATTTTGCAGACCGTCTGCACCTCATCGCTTTTGAGAAATTCAAATCACTTCCATATAATCGATGTGTTGTCTTTTTATGTCAACTATTTACTTAGTTTTGGAGGATAAGAAAAGTTCTTTAGCATAACGAGCTCCGTGTGTAAAGCAAACTGGATGCGGATTTAGGGGGATGCAGCAAGTTACAGTGGGcagagatgaagaagaagaaaaagacattttgcaaGTTTGTGTTCCGTTTGTTTAAGTGTTTGATAAATTGACCTTTTTGTCGCACTTATGGATAATGAGCATGGTCATCATTAACtacattaaaatacaacattagCTGCTCGGTTTCAACAATGTTAGGGTAAAAAACGTGCAGGCAGGCTGAAATGAAACTGTGATATTCTGTCCGGTGATGCAGTGATTTTAACCAATGGTGAGTAAGAAAAAGTTGAAGTAATACATGTCATTTGTTAAGCTACGAGTAGAGAaaaactctgctagctgctgcgctaatttatgcaatgccATAAATGTTTTGTTAGTCTGCTGACtaacaaaaaacagttgttttgtctttgaaccttgacagtttttatttgttaaatgACGTTGCTGTTCATCTATGTTTTACAACTGTTgagagaagtttgccttcagggacAGATAGCCCTGAAGTTTCTGGAAAAGGATCAAGGatttaagttaaaataaaagcatCTCTCTTaaaattatttacattatttatgtgttgtttttatcttttatggccaaaagcaaaaggCAGCTTCTTCTGTGACAGACTGTGTTAAATATCTAATCATATAATGTCGTCTCATACTgatcgcaggcccctgaatcgAATCAAAATATAAGTTAGGTGTAGGTTCTACGTTAATGAGGCACAGCTGACCACATGTGTACATTCAGTAGGGGGTGTATAACTCCTCACCGGATGGGCGTTGGTGGTACATGCGGTGCAGGGTCCTCAAGGCGATCTCCTCCAGGGGGATCACGTTATCCGTCTCTGAGCCCACCACCTTCACTTCAGCCGGAAGCCCGACCAGGGCCTCACTCAGTTCTTCACCCAGTGCCTCACCAATGTCACCCTCCAACACCTGGGCTGACACACCGCACctaaacagcagcaacacacacacatatgctcgctgaatattttttttaagtctcaTGTGAAACATTGTGTGACTGCAATTTTTCTATATTGTtaccatcacatttttttttcattttaataatttaattccaCTATTCGAACAACGCATAGCTAAATTAACTCATACTGCTCTGTATCAAATTGAATTGTCTGAATAGACTGTATTACCCGCTGCAGCCGATGACCTTGTTGTACAGGTACGAGGGGAGGCCTTTCAGATCCCCATTGTtgtccacaaacacaaactgcagcTCTCGTGATCTGCCCAGatctgaaacacacaaagaTGTTAACAATGCCTCCCTCATGATAGCTACATCACTATGGAAACACAGAGATAAGGGGGTATTACAGACCGAGCGGTAGAAAGGTCAGCCTGTTAGCAGCCATGGAGAGTTGGTTGAGGCGGTGGAGCCAGCAGAGCTGCCGGGGAACGTGGCTCAACGAGTTGTGATCGGCCGTCAGattctgcagagagacacagcggCGCAGCCGGTCAGGTAGCGACATCAGCTGGTTCATTGACACGTCCAGAGTCTCCAGGTCCTGCAGATCACCGATCTCTGAAGGTATCAGACAGACAcgatgacagagagagagtctgACACAGTCTTTCAAAATTAGATCTCTACCTTGTAAAAAACCCAAATCAACAACAAATCTCGGaataaaacagcacaaaatgtGACAAAGTGTTTTTAATGGGAGGATTTGGAACTTGACAGTTTTAGCTGACTAAATCTGTTGTAACTTTAAATGCTGACTAACAGCAGCATTATGTCCTCtaatatttccaaatagtctGAAACCAAGACAGAACACTCTGATATTTGGGCTGTAACCTGTGTGTTTCTCAATATCACATTACCCTTTCCTGctgacagtgagacagaggaTTCAGTGACATGAGGATAGGTCAAAAGGAATTAAGTCAGTCAGACTGTTGCTGTGATCGTATCTGTGACCTTTTGGTATCAAACTGTATTTTTAGCAAAACAATTGCACTTTGCATTAAATGGCTGTAAATGGCAGTGAAATGGAAAATATCTTTAGATGGCAAACAGATCGCTGTCTGACTGAGCGTGTTAAGAGACTAGTATAgacagattcatttgtgggATGTTCTTGTTGTCAGTTACTAATAATAGGCTGCTGAAATGTCACAGATGTTCCTGaattgtttgaaaaaaaaaaaaatgtactgatGCTGAAATGtaatacaacattaaaatgtcaaGTTAAACCATAAttgtaaaaatatgaaaacaaattCATCTGGATTTTAGATTCAGTTATAATGCCTGGTCTCTGCATCTGTAGTAAAGACACAATGTTCATATTCTCACTGTGTTACGGGCACACAGTACAGTAATGCTGTTTCTCATTTTTGAAGCTCTGTTGCCCTCTGCTGGCAATTTCAATACTTACAACTCAATTCTGTTGCTGTGTGAGGGGGTACTTGGTCTACAACATTGTTACATTGTGTAGGTGGGTGGTGCATAACAATCTCGTATCAATATGATCAAAATTATTTactccacctgtcagtggttttatgTTTAGGCTGGTCAGTGTATGTGTATAACTATGTTTATATGTGCACATatatttgacacacacacaattaagatgtgtatgtgtacatctttttttcttcttaccaTATGTTTGGTCTGACATTTATCAGTTACAGCGGGCATGGAAAACCACTGTTAAATTTCAACTGTGCTTTTAACATAATTAAAGTGACAAGGTAAACCTGACTTTGCGCTTGGAGAGGACTGTGAGAAATTAATGACAGACAGTCGCTGTGTGTTACCTGGAGGAAGGCATTTCAGCTGGTTATTGGACAGTCTCAGGTGCCGTAGAGACCTCAGTCGTCCAATCTCTGGACAAAGGAACTGGAGGGCGTTACTGCTCAGGTCCAATGACTGCAGTCTGGCCAAGTTTCCAATAGCTGGGGATTAAACCACAGTTGCTCTCTTTATTGTAAAAAGTCAAATTTAACCAGCACAGATAAAGGCTTTGCAGTCAAATACAACTGTCAGGCTGACCTCATCTCAGAATTTCTCTAGTTTAAATTCCTCTGCTCTCCATTTTATTAAAGGTCTTACTAATATAACATTCTGTATCATCTTATGCCATGTCACTGTTAATAAATTAATGTGTCTCAAAGAGGATTTCTACAGCCTGAGCGCCCAATCTTTTTTCTGGTTGTGGTTGTTGGTTTTGCTTCATTTAATCTTTTTCTTAAACTTTTAACAGATTTCAGTAGTCCCTTATTTTATATTGTTAAATTGCTTTGAATCATTGTATACACAGGCATATATTATGTCATAACAGAGGACTTACCTTCAGGAATAATGACTATATTGTTTGAGTGCAAATACCTTcaatgacaaaaaagaaaaaaagttacagTTTGAACAGGCCGAACAATTTCACATCTCCTGGTTATTGTTCAAAAACAGTGTAAGGcctattattgtcattttgaacTGCTGGGCAACCATCCAAGTGTAATAGTCTGTCAGAACTGCAATTCAGGAATACATCAGATAGTCACAACATAAATTCATCAGCCACCTTCCCATTATACCAGGGAAACCAGGCAATATAAAGTAATGCAGTTTCATGCAACTTTTCACAGCAGCTCTTTTCTATCAAATAAAAATTGCTGCTATCATTTGTACAAAAAACACAGCTTTGTTGAATACTCACAGTTCAATGAGATTTGGGAGCTTCTGAGCAAGATTGTCAGGCTGATAGAAAGAGGAAGCAGAAATAGTCTGTaagcttcacattaaaataaacatgtgaaAATGCCCTGCTCACTGCTGCCTCTTTTGTTGAACTAGCAGACTTTCGAACAGCTGTAAATTGTTTGTAACAATTAACTGCATCAGTGATATACTTCGTGTAGCATGCACTCCATTTATACCAGTGTTGTGAGTGAGTTCCTCTTCATGTACAGTCTCTCCAGAAACTGCAGGCCTTCATCCTTCAGCAGTTCTACAGGGAAAATATTCAGGTTTCTGTAGTTAAGAAAGAGATTTTTGTGGCGCTCCTGCTTGGCCATGCAAATAGTCTCATGGAGTTCAGTTGCCATCTCTGAGAAAACCTCTCCTCCCCAGTGGAGGAGAATGGACAGTGACTCTTTTCACTATGACATAACTGCTTCCTGAAAGAAAAGCAATTGAACAGAGGCACAAAGAGACATCAGTGTTAGCTTATTTGACCAGTGGGGCTGAACAGACCAGGATAACACAGCAGCCTCATTAGGACCAAATATTGTTACACCAAGTACAAAGTAAATAACTGCACTGTGAATTACTCTAGATAATAACAAGCATACTCTGCGAGGACATACtagttttaaacttttaaagttttacaaacacacacacacacacgcacacacacacacacacacacacaggagcgtgacgtgcaaaataaaaaaaaaaaatgacctcTAACTTCTGTATGTATGACAAACTATGTTGCTGTGGGAGGCAATG
The Epinephelus lanceolatus isolate andai-2023 chromosome 2, ASM4190304v1, whole genome shotgun sequence DNA segment above includes these coding regions:
- the lrrc28 gene encoding leucine-rich repeat-containing protein 28 translates to MATELHETICMAKQERHKNLFLNYRNLNIFPVELLKDEGLQFLERLYMKRNSLTTLPDNLAQKLPNLIELYLHSNNIVIIPEAIGNLARLQSLDLSSNALQFLCPEIGRLRSLRHLRLSNNQLKCLPPEIGDLQDLETLDVSMNQLMSLPDRLRRCVSLQNLTADHNSLSHVPRQLCWLHRLNQLSMAANRLTFLPLDLGRSRELQFVFVDNNGDLKGLPSYLYNKVIGCSGCGVSAQVLEGDIGEALGEELSEALVGLPAEVKVVGSETDNVIPLEEIALRTLHRMYHQRPSDLNLLPPISLPKSLLDLLQFPLGHCHRCSQAMFIIIYPKLFPLRDTALAGVHRRTTVSFVAYCCSSRCLRTFDLQ